One Setaria italica strain Yugu1 chromosome II, Setaria_italica_v2.0, whole genome shotgun sequence DNA segment encodes these proteins:
- the LOC101780740 gene encoding serine/threonine-protein kinase 16 gives MGCSFSGLNALYDNVGGGGGDVWVNDYRFRVLRRLGDAGPAGSSVFLVKEVVAAAASSDGTAGAGPGTSGIARKKGVDPSHISADGIYALKKVLIRSEQHLELVRQEIRVSSQFSHPNLLPLLEHAIIAVKGVQDGSQNHEAYLLFPVHLDGTLQDVTKTMQERNESFPTITVLQIFRQLCAGLKHMHSFDPPYAHNAVKPDNVLITHRKELPHLAILMDFESAGPARRAIRSQAEALQLQEWASEHCSDQYRAPELWECPSHADIDERTDIWSLGCTLYAMMYGKSPFDYQLDESAGESLHTVIRSAQIKWPTEAGSSYPDSLRQFITWMLQPHPAVRPHIDDIIIHVDKLITKYSA, from the exons atgGGGTGCTCCTTCTCGGGGCTGAACGCGCTGTACGACAacgtcggcggtggcggcggtgatgtCTGGGTCAACGACTACCGCTTTCGCGTGCTCCGCAGGCTTGGTGACGCCGGCCCCGCGGGCTCGTCCGTCTTCCTCGTCAAGGAGGTCGTCGCAGCCGCAGCCTCTTCCGACGGCACGGCTGGGGCGGGGCCCGGCACCTCCGGGATCGCCAGGAAGAAGGGCGTTGACCCATCACACATCTcag CCGATGGAATATATGCTCTAAAGAAGGTTCTTATTCGGAGTGAGCAGCACTTAGAGCTTGTTCGGCAAGAGATCCGAGTGTCCTCCCAATTCAGCCATCCAAATTTACTTCCTCTTCTTGAACACGCCATCATTGCTGTCAAG GGCGTGCAAGATGGATCACAGAACCATGAGGCTTATTTGTTATTCCCAGTTCATTTGGATGGAACGTTACAGGATGTAACTAAAACCATGCAAGAAAGGAATGAATCCTTCCCAACAATTACTGTGCTCCAGATATTTCGTCAG CTTTGTGCTGGATTAAAGCATATGCACAGTTTTGACCCACCATATGCGCACAATGCGGTGAAACCTGATAATGTCCTCATAACGCATAGGAAGGAGTTGCCTCATCTTGCAATTTTGATGGATTTTGAGAGTGCTGGTCCAGCAAGAAGGGCTATTAGATCACAAGCCGAAGCTTTGCAGTTGCAG GAATGGGCTTCAGAGCACTGTTCTGATCAATACCGGGCTCCTGAACTATGGGAATGTCCAAGCCATGCTGACATTGATGAGAGGACGGATATATGGTCTTTGGGATGCACTTTGTATGCGATGAT GTACGGAAAGTCTCCATTTGATTATCAGCTTGATGAATCTGCTGGTGAAAGCTTGCATACTGTTATTAGAAGTGCACAAATTAAATGGCCTACCGAAGCAGGATCTTCGTATCCTGATTCTCTACGTCAGTTTATAACTTGGATGCTGCAGCCACATCCTGCAGTTCGTCCCCATATTGATGATATTATAATCCACGTTGATAAGCTCATAACCAAGTACTCTGCTTGA